The following coding sequences are from one Solea solea chromosome 11, fSolSol10.1, whole genome shotgun sequence window:
- the kctd6b gene encoding BTB/POZ domain-containing protein KCTD6 isoform X1, with the protein MDNGDWGHRMTSPVTLNVGGNLYTTSLSTLQRYPDSMLGAMFRGDFPTTRDSKGNYFIDRDGTLFRYILNFLRTSELTLPVDFTETDLLRKEADFYQIQPLIQCLSDPKPLYPPDIFEEVVELSSTRKLSKYSNPVAVIITQLTITTKVHSLLEGISNNFTKWNKHMMDTRDCQVSFTFGPCDYHQEVSLRVHLMDYIMKQGFTIRNTRVHHMSERANENTVEHHWTFCRPAHKVED; encoded by the exons ATGGATAATGGAGACTGGGGCCATAGG ATGACTAGTCCTGTTACTCTGAATGTGGGAGGCAACCTGTACACCACCAGTTTATCCACCCTGCAGCGCTACCCAGACTCCATGCTGGGCGCCATGTTCAGGGGAGATTTCCCCACAACCCGTGATTCCAAGGGGAATTATTTCATTGATCGCGACGGAACGCTTTTCCGGTACATCCTGAACTTCCTGCGGACATCCGAGCTCACCCTGCCCGTGGATTTCACAGAGACGGATCTTCTGAGGAAGGAGGCGGACTTCTATCAGATCCAGCCTTTGATTCAGTGCCTTAGCGACCCCAAGCCGCTGTACCCTCCCGACATCTTCGAGGAGGTCGTGGAGCTCTCCAGCACGCGGAAACTGTCGAAATACTCGAACCCCGTCGCTGTTATCATTACACAGTTGACTATAACGACGAAGGTCCACTCCCTGCTGGAAGGCATCTCCAACAACTTCACCAAGtggaacaaacacatgatggACACCAGAGACTGTCAAGTGTCCTTCACTTTCGGACCATGTGACTATCATCAGGAGGTGTCCTTACGGGTTCACCTCATGGACTACATTATGAAACAAGGCTTCACCATCAGGAACACGCGTGTGCACCACATGAGTGAGCGTGCGAACGAGAACACAGTGGAGCATCACTGGACTTTCTGCAGACCAGCTCACAAAGTTGAAGACTGA
- the LOC131468998 gene encoding mimecan-like: protein MEKFFLLTFTSDPSLADSSLSFLSLQDTMIQLRTLIFTFVVLLWTLCSAAKVEYMEARKLKRDIVNLADYGFQQDKDSDSASPATAELPTCLLCVCLTGSVYCEEVSPEMSSVPALPKETAYLYARFNKITRIRNKDFADMATLRRIDLTGNLITEIEDGAFSRLPNLEELTLADNRLTKLPMLPNGLVTFNANFNRLKTQGVKANAFKKLTRLAYLYLGNNELTGVPHLPESLHVVHLHNNKISTITDETFCKGNTSYYIRSNMDQVRLDGNPVKLSQHPNSFVCLQTLPVGWYN, encoded by the exons ATGGAAAAATTTTTCCTCCTCACATTTACCTCAGATCCCAGTCTCGCAGACAgctccctctccttcctctctctccaagACACCATGATACAATTAAGGACTTTAATTTTCACATTCGTCGTGCTCCTGTGGACACTATGTTCTGCAGCAAAGGTCGAATACATGGAAGCAAGAAAACTCAAG AGAGACATTGTAAACCTTGCGGACTATGGCTTCCAACAAGACAAAGACTCTGACTCGGCATCTCCAGCAACCGCCG AGTTACCCACATGTCTCCTGTGCGTTTGCCTGACTGGATCAGTTTATTGTGAGGAGGTTTCCCCTGAAATGTCATCAGTTCCAGCGCTGCCAAAGGAAACGGCGTACCTCTACGCTCGCTTCAACAAAATCACAAGAATACGCAATAAAGACTTTGCAGATATGG CCACATTAAGGAGAATCGACCTAACTGGGAATCTCATCACCGAGATAGAAGACGGCGCCTTTTCCAGACTTCCTAATCTGGAGGAGCTCACCCTCGCGGATAACAGACTGACCAAACTCCCAATGCTTCCCAACGGTCTGGTCACATTCAATGCCAATTTCAACAGGCTTAAAACGCAGGGTGTAAAGGCAAACGCTTTCAAA aaaCTCACCAGACTGGCTTATCTTTACCTGGGAAACAATGAACTGACAGGAGTGCCACACCTCCCAGAGTCTCTGCACGTCGTGCACCTGCAT AACAACAAGATCTCCACAATAACAGATGAGACGTTCTGCAAAGGTAACACCAGTTACTACATCCGGAGCAACATGGACCAGGTGAGGCTGGACGGGAACCCGGTGAAGCTGTCGCAGCACCCCAACagctttgtgtgtctgcagactCTTCCTGTCGGATGGTACAACTGA
- the abhd6b gene encoding monoacylglycerol lipase ABHD6b, with protein sequence MAADLDVVNLFVIAGATLAVPILAFAASFLLWPSALIKVYYWYWRRTLGLQVRYAECGGGGYRFCFSYRGKPGMRPSILMLHGFSAHKDTWLTLIKYLPKHLHLVCVDMPGHEGTTRTNTEDYSIQGQVRRIRQFVETVRLNRKPFHLVGTSMGGSVAGVYAASYPSEICSVTLICPDGIRHPCETKFDNHLQDLEHSNYSLNIPLIPTTPEEMEDMFRLCSHVRFRIPQQILQGLVDVRQPHNTFYQEVFMEIIGEESRYALQDHLHLITAPVQVIWGKQDQVVDVSGASVIAEALPGCRVDLLENCGHSVVMERPCRTAKLILQFIILQQDARGCTKKSS encoded by the exons ATGGCGGCAGATTTAGATGTGGTGAACCTGTTTGTCATTGCTGGAGCAACACTAGCTGTTCCCATTCTGGCCTTTGCTGCTTCCTTCCTGCTCTGGCCCTCCGCTCTCATTAAAGTTTATTACTG GTACTGGAGGAGGACTCTGGGTCTGCAGGTACGCTACGCAgaatgtggtggtggtggataTCGCTTCTGCTTCTCGTACAGAGGAAAACCCGGGATGAGACCGTCCATCTTAATGCTGCACGGCTTCTCCGCTCACAAAGACACATGGCTCACTCTTATTAAG TATCTACCAAAACATCTGCatcttgtgtgtgtggacatgccCGGCCACGAGGGAACCACACGCACCAACACAGAGGATTATTCCATTCAGGGGCAAGTCAGGAGGATCCGTCAG tTTGTGGAAACCGTTCGCTTGAACCGGAAACCTTTCCATCTGGTGGGAACCTCCATGGGGGGAAGCGTAGCCGGGGTTTACGCAGCGTCTTATCCGTCAGAAATCTGTAGTGTGACGCTCATTTGTCCAGACG GCATCAGACACCCGTGCGAGACCAAATTTGACAATCACCTGCAGGATCTGGAGCACAGCAACTATTCATTAAACATTCCTCTGATCCCCACAACACCTGAAGAGATGGAGGACATGTTCAGACTTTGTTCCCATGTTCGCTTCAGAATCCCTCAGCAG ATTCTCCAAGGACTGGTAGATGTTCGACAACCTCACAACACATTTTATCAAGAAG TATTTATGGAGATCATTGGTGAGGAGTCAAGATATGCCTTACAGGATCATTTACATCTGATCACTGCACCCGTTCAAGTTATATGGGGCAAACAAGACCAG GTGGTGGATGTCTCTGGGGCCTCAGTTATTGCAGAAGCATTGCCTGGTTGCAGAGTGGACCTGCTGGAGAACTGCGGTCACTCAGTGGTGATGGAGAGGCCGTGTCGCACCGCCAAGCTCATCCTGCAGTTCATCATTTTGCAGCAAGACGCTAGAGGCTGCACAAAGAAATCTTCCTGA
- the LOC131468705 gene encoding 14-3-3 protein beta/alpha-1: protein MDKNDLVQKAKLAEQAERYDDMAAAMKSVTEQSGDLSNEDRNLLSVAYKNVVGARRSSWRVISSIEQKAEGNDKKTQMAREYREKIETELQEICNDVLNLLDNFLIANAIAPESKVFYLKMKGDYYRYLSEVASGDSKKDTVDNSQKAYQEAFEISKGEMQPTHPIRLGLALNFSVFYYEILNNPDKACTLAKTAFDEAIAELDTLNEDSYKDSTLIMQLLRDNLTLWTSENQADEPETGDGEN, encoded by the exons ATGGACAAGAATGACCTGGTACAGAAGGCCAAGCTTGCTGAGCAGGCCGAACGCTACGATGACATGGCCGCAGCCATGAAGTCGGTGACCGAGCAAAGCGGGGATCTGTCAAATGAGGATCGCAACCTTCTCTCGGTTGCCTACAAGAATGTGGTAGGGGCACGCCGCTCATCCTGGCGCGTCATCTCCAGCATTGAGCAGAAGGCTGAAggcaatgacaaaaaaacgcaGATGGCACGTGAATACCGGGAGAAGATTGAGACTGAGCTGCAGGAAATCTGCAATGATGTGCTT AACTTACTGGACAACTTTCTCATCGCCAATGCAATCGCTCCTGAAAGCAAGGTGTTCTACCTGAAAATGAAAGGCGACTATTATAGATACCTGTCTGAGGTTGCATCTGGGGACAGCAAGAAGG ATACGGTGGATAATTCCCAGAAGGCCTACCAGGAAGCATTTGAAATTAGCAAGGGGGAGATGCAGCCAACACACCCCATAAGGCTTGGTCTGGCCCTCAACTTCTCAGTCTTCTACTATGAAATCCTCAACAACCCAGACAAGGCCTGCACCTTGGCTAAGACG GCATTTGATGAAGCCATCGCTGAACTTGACACTTTGAATGAGGATTCCTACAAAGACAGCACCCTGATCATGCAACTACTAAGGGACAACCTGACT CTGTGGACATCAGAAAACCAGGCAGATGAGCCAGAAACCGGAGATGGGGAAAACTAA
- the LOC131468704 gene encoding embryonic polyadenylate-binding protein-like, producing the protein MRKVYTLHSEFNFKRRRLGNLKILSPKMNSSGPAYPLASLYVGDLHPDVTEAMLYQKFCAAGPIMSIRVCRDIITRRSLGYAYINFQQPADAECALDTMNYDVIKGRPIRIMWSQRDPGLRKSGVGNIFIKNIDESIDNKALYDTFSAFGNILSCKVVCDDKGSKGYGFVHFETQQAANRAIETMNGMLLNDRKVFVGHFKSRKEREVEFGSKAMKFTNVYIKNFGEDCTDEKLKTIFSPFGRTLSVRVMKDESGRSRGFGFVNYVNHEDAQKAVDEMNGKEINGKILYVGRAQKRLERQGELKRKFDQIKQDRIQRYQGVNLYVKNLDDTIDDERLRKEFAPYGTITSAKVMTDGSQSKGFGFVCFSSPEEATKAVTEMNGRIVATKPLYVALAQRREERKAILTNKYMQRLASLRSMPNTVIDSFHQAGYYMTVPQHHSRSYYNHNAVSNMRPAPHWTGQPPRPPGPHSTQVVGNFVARRGSPTIATVRQASTQAPRVVSSSQKTNNIGTQTVGGRTDMPGLIRSNQYKYSPAVRNPQQVITVPAPITRLQVVSAAVMEQPVHVPVQEPLTASMLAAAPLMDQKQLLGERLYPLIHALHPNLAGKITGMLLEIDNSELLHMLETPESLHSKVDEAIAVLQAHQAKECSTK; encoded by the exons ATGCGGAAAGTGTACACGCTTCACTCAGAATTTAACTTCAAACGTCGACGCCTCGGCAATTTAAAAATC CTGTCACCCAAGATGAACAGCAGTGGACCGGCCTATCCCCTCGCCTCCCTGTATGTGGGGGACTTGCACCCTGATGTCACAGAGGCCATGCTCTACCAAAAATTTTGTGCTGCTGGACCCATCATGTCGATCCGCGTGTGCCGAGACATCATCACCCGCAGATCTCTAGGATACGCGTACATAAACTTCCAGCAGCCAGCTGATG CGGAGTGCGCTCTGGATACAATGAATTATGATGTTATCAAGGGTCGGCCAATTAGAATAATGTGGTCTCAGCGTGACCCGGGACtcaggaagtctggagtgggcAACATCTTCATCAAGAACATAGACGAGTCAATTGACAACAAGGCACTGTACGATACCTTCTCGGCCTTCGGCAATATTTTGTCCTGCAAG GTCGTCTGTGACGACAAAGGATCCAAAGGCTACGGCTTTGTTCACTTTGAGACTCAGCAGGCTGCAAATCGTGCCATCGAAACCATGAATGGGATGTTGCTGAATGATAGGAAAGT TTTTGTTGGTCATTTCAAGTCTCGAAAGGAAAGAGAGGTGGAGTTTGGCTCCAAGGCAATGAAGTTCACCAACGTCTATATTAAAAACTTTGGTGAAGACTGCACTGATGAGAAGCTCAAGACAATCTTTTCACCATTTG GAAGGACTCTGAGTGTACGGGTGATGAAGGACGAGAGTGGGCGTTCACGAGGATTTGGCTTTGTTAACTATGTTAACCATGAGGATGCGCAGAAG GCAGTTGATGAAATGAATGGGAAGGAGATCAATGGGAAAATCCTCTATGTGGGTCGGGCTCAGAAACGTCTGGAACGTCAGGGAGAACTCAAACGCAAGTTTGACCAGATCAAACAGGACCGCATCCAGCGCTACCAG GGGGTGAATCTCTATGTGAAGAACTTGGATGATACCATAGATGACGAGAGACTCCGGAAGGAGTTTGCACCTTACGGCACCATCACCAGTGCCAAG GTGATGACAGACGGCTCTCAGAGCAAGGGCTTCGGCTTTGTCTGCTTCTCTTCACCCGAGGAGGCGACAAAAGCAGTGACCGAGATGAATGGGAGAATTGTTGCGACCAAGCCGTTGTATGTGGCGCTGGCTCAGCGGAGGGAGGAGCGTAAAGCCATCCTCACCAACAAGTACATGCAGAGACTTGCCTCCCTGAGGTCCATGCCAAATACGGTCATCGACTCGTTCCATCAGGCCGGATACTACATGACTGTGCCACAG CATCACAGTCGCTCCTACTACAACCACAATGCGGTCAGCAACATGAGGCCAGCTCCTCACTGGACAGGACAACCACCGAGACCACCAG GCCCCCACTCAACCCAGGTTGTAGGTAACTTTGTGGCTCGACGTGGATCCCCGACCATTGCTACAGTCAGACAGGCTTCCACTCAGGCTCCACGTGTGGTCAGTTCTTCACAGAAGACGA ATAACATTGGGACCCAGACTGTCGGAGGTCGCACTGACATGCCCGGTCTGATCAGGAGCAACCAGTATAAGTACTCGCCTGCAGTGAGGAACCCGCAGCAGGTCATTACTGTTCCTGCGCCTATCACAAGACTGCAG GTGGTTTCAGCTGCAGTGATGGAGCAGCCGGTGCACGTTCCAGTCCAGGAGCCTCTCACTGCCTCGATGCtggctgctgctcctctcaTGGACCAGAAACAACTGCTTG GTGAGCGACTGTACCCACTGATCCACGCTCTGCACCCAAACCTGGCTGGAAAAATCACTGGGATGCTTCTGGAGATCGACAACTCGGAGCTGCTGCACATGCTGGAAACGCCCGAGTCTCTGCACTCGAAG GTGGACGAAGCGATCGCGGTCCTGCAGGCTCACCAGGCCAAGGAATGTTCCACCAAGTAA
- the LOC131468999 gene encoding small integral membrane protein 4, with protein sequence MPRNQTSTPGTSVPLVTLVKDTLGTHAVLTALVYVFRCHLARMFRRSQNIRYFLSLVPGKRTLGTYRFLPIFFCIGGVMEWIMINVRIGKETFYDVYRRKQSEREYQRRIADGPVVLDEPAAK encoded by the exons ATGCCACGGAACCAAACGAGCACGCCCGGCACGTCAGTCCCTCTCGTAACATTGGTAAAGGACACGTTGGGGACCCACGCTGTTCTCACTGCCCTTGTGTATGTTTTTCGGTGTCATTTAGCGAGGATGTTTCGACGCAGTCAAAACATTCGATATTTCCTGAGCCTTGTCCCGGGTAAACGTACACTAGGGACGTACAGGTTTCTCCCCATCTTCTTTTGCATCGGAGGAGTCATGGAGTGGATCATGATCAACGTGAGGATCGGAAAAGAGACTTTCT ATGACGTGTACCGGAGGAAACAATCGGAACGGGAGTACCAGCGCAGGATAGCAGATGGACCCGTCGTTCTGGACGAGCCTGCAGCCAAGTGA
- the kctd6b gene encoding BTB/POZ domain-containing protein KCTD6 isoform X2: MTSPVTLNVGGNLYTTSLSTLQRYPDSMLGAMFRGDFPTTRDSKGNYFIDRDGTLFRYILNFLRTSELTLPVDFTETDLLRKEADFYQIQPLIQCLSDPKPLYPPDIFEEVVELSSTRKLSKYSNPVAVIITQLTITTKVHSLLEGISNNFTKWNKHMMDTRDCQVSFTFGPCDYHQEVSLRVHLMDYIMKQGFTIRNTRVHHMSERANENTVEHHWTFCRPAHKVED, from the coding sequence ATGACTAGTCCTGTTACTCTGAATGTGGGAGGCAACCTGTACACCACCAGTTTATCCACCCTGCAGCGCTACCCAGACTCCATGCTGGGCGCCATGTTCAGGGGAGATTTCCCCACAACCCGTGATTCCAAGGGGAATTATTTCATTGATCGCGACGGAACGCTTTTCCGGTACATCCTGAACTTCCTGCGGACATCCGAGCTCACCCTGCCCGTGGATTTCACAGAGACGGATCTTCTGAGGAAGGAGGCGGACTTCTATCAGATCCAGCCTTTGATTCAGTGCCTTAGCGACCCCAAGCCGCTGTACCCTCCCGACATCTTCGAGGAGGTCGTGGAGCTCTCCAGCACGCGGAAACTGTCGAAATACTCGAACCCCGTCGCTGTTATCATTACACAGTTGACTATAACGACGAAGGTCCACTCCCTGCTGGAAGGCATCTCCAACAACTTCACCAAGtggaacaaacacatgatggACACCAGAGACTGTCAAGTGTCCTTCACTTTCGGACCATGTGACTATCATCAGGAGGTGTCCTTACGGGTTCACCTCATGGACTACATTATGAAACAAGGCTTCACCATCAGGAACACGCGTGTGCACCACATGAGTGAGCGTGCGAACGAGAACACAGTGGAGCATCACTGGACTTTCTGCAGACCAGCTCACAAAGTTGAAGACTGA